Proteins from one Chthoniobacterales bacterium genomic window:
- a CDS encoding NlpC/P60 family protein: MVRCHFIVLALLACASVGLAEEKTSSDAEPAKPTPKVSPTPPSAIVTSIEPSALKDFDDNPPAVRRLLEKGLALTRQNLTYLFGSSDPSAGGMDCSGTIFHLLRSVGIDDVPRTASEQYVWARKADNFEPVVSRSKESFELDDLRPGDLLFWTGTYATKNDPPVTHTMIYLGELESDGRQVMFGASDGRSFDGRKMWGVSVFDFTIPKLKPKPGDGPSPSPGSVFIGYARIPGLSRAAPGESEREPAKERSKDDETRPASARKSPDL, translated from the coding sequence ATGGTTCGCTGTCACTTCATCGTTCTCGCTCTGCTCGCCTGCGCCAGCGTCGGTCTTGCGGAAGAAAAAACATCGTCCGACGCGGAACCCGCGAAGCCAACACCGAAGGTCTCGCCCACTCCGCCGTCCGCGATCGTCACGTCGATCGAGCCGTCGGCATTGAAGGACTTCGACGACAATCCGCCGGCCGTCCGGCGCCTCCTCGAGAAAGGGCTCGCGCTCACGCGGCAGAATCTCACCTACCTCTTCGGCTCGTCCGATCCATCGGCGGGCGGGATGGATTGCTCCGGGACGATCTTCCATCTCCTGCGTTCGGTGGGGATCGACGACGTGCCGCGCACCGCGAGCGAGCAATACGTCTGGGCGCGCAAGGCGGACAATTTCGAGCCGGTCGTCAGCCGGAGCAAGGAGAGCTTCGAACTCGACGACCTGCGCCCCGGCGACCTGCTTTTCTGGACTGGCACCTACGCGACGAAGAACGATCCGCCGGTCACCCACACGATGATCTATCTCGGCGAACTCGAGAGCGACGGCCGGCAGGTGATGTTCGGAGCGAGCGACGGGCGGAGCTTCGATGGTCGCAAAATGTGGGGCGTGAGCGTCTTCGACTTCACGATTCCGAAGCTCAAACCGAAGCCGGGCGACGGCCCGTCGCCCAGCCCCGGCAGCGTTTTCATCGGCTACGCCCGCATCCCCGGGTTGAGCCGGGCCGCCCCCGGGGAATCCGAAAGGGAACCGGCGAAGGAACGCTCCAAGGATGACGAGACCAGGCCGGCGTCGGCTCGCAAGTCGCCGGATTTGTAA
- a CDS encoding PAS domain S-box protein — protein MKSDLNVQQLPREFREQLRLREAMLDHAHVIVRDLEGRIIYWSATDAEIYGWSAEEALGAVSFELLHTEIPEPRETLERMADVNGRWEGEIVNFGRDGRRHIAMTTWTAHRNEEGEPVAFIEVNCDISKQKAAERELRARERDFRAFFHLNGVGNVIADAVTGRFLTVNQTFCDLTGYSAEELSRLSSFDITHPEDRARDAIGWRESQARHEAHYTIEKRYVRRDGRTIWVSVTSTMIGDETGEPLYAVGVIIDVTSRHEALKEIGNARADLERRVAERTAALGVANAELDQMSKKFKTLIDASPAAVIALDRADHIEIWNPEAEVLFGLTSREVHGRHLLDLPLSWESPETLANLLATTGNRHASVRLHALRDRTLDLSIWIAAYPDGDGDAGGHVLLLLDETEKLFLEHAMLQAGEREQRRIGQELHDHLAQQLLGAAFGTQALFKELQRSGSPTADQAGDIARLINDSVQDARDLARGINPIEIDSAGLMSALQELAERTRAGAHIELRCDPPVLVSSPDVALHIFRIAQEAVNNALRHARATRILIDLSENHGLATLRVSDNGAASSEETAPDAVVGIGIMKYRAQAIRGELSVETIEGTGTTITCTFPNPS, from the coding sequence ATGAAATCCGACCTGAACGTCCAGCAACTCCCCCGGGAATTTCGGGAGCAGTTGCGGTTGCGGGAAGCAATGCTCGACCACGCGCACGTCATCGTTCGCGATCTCGAGGGACGCATCATCTACTGGAGCGCAACCGACGCGGAGATCTACGGCTGGTCGGCCGAAGAGGCGCTGGGAGCCGTGAGTTTCGAGCTCCTTCATACGGAAATCCCCGAACCTCGCGAAACGCTCGAAAGGATGGCGGATGTGAACGGCCGCTGGGAAGGCGAGATCGTGAACTTCGGCCGCGACGGTCGCCGGCACATTGCAATGACGACGTGGACGGCCCACCGCAACGAAGAGGGGGAACCGGTGGCGTTCATCGAAGTGAACTGCGACATCTCGAAACAAAAGGCGGCCGAGCGCGAATTGCGGGCTCGCGAACGGGATTTTCGCGCCTTCTTTCACCTCAATGGCGTGGGAAACGTCATCGCCGACGCCGTGACGGGCCGGTTCCTCACCGTCAACCAGACCTTCTGCGATCTCACCGGCTACTCCGCCGAGGAATTGTCGCGCCTCTCGTCGTTCGACATCACGCATCCCGAGGACCGCGCGCGCGACGCCATCGGCTGGAGAGAGTCCCAGGCCCGCCATGAAGCCCACTACACCATCGAAAAGCGCTACGTGCGCCGGGACGGCCGGACCATATGGGTCTCAGTCACCTCCACGATGATCGGTGACGAAACGGGCGAACCGCTTTACGCGGTCGGCGTCATCATCGACGTCACCTCCCGCCACGAAGCCCTGAAAGAAATCGGCAACGCCCGGGCGGATCTCGAGCGACGCGTCGCCGAACGCACTGCGGCCCTGGGCGTCGCCAATGCCGAGCTCGACCAGATGAGCAAGAAATTCAAAACGCTCATCGATGCCTCGCCGGCCGCCGTCATCGCTCTCGATCGCGCCGACCACATCGAAATCTGGAATCCCGAGGCCGAGGTGCTTTTCGGCCTCACCAGTAGGGAGGTCCACGGCCGGCACCTGCTCGATCTCCCGCTCTCCTGGGAATCCCCCGAAACCCTCGCAAATCTTCTCGCCACCACCGGCAACCGCCACGCCAGCGTTCGCCTGCACGCGCTCCGCGACCGCACCCTCGACCTCAGCATCTGGATTGCCGCCTATCCCGATGGCGATGGTGATGCCGGCGGCCACGTGTTGCTTCTGCTCGACGAGACCGAGAAACTTTTCCTCGAGCACGCCATGCTCCAGGCTGGCGAGCGCGAGCAGCGCCGGATCGGCCAGGAGCTCCACGACCACCTCGCCCAGCAGCTCCTTGGGGCAGCCTTTGGCACGCAGGCGCTCTTCAAGGAATTGCAGCGCTCCGGCTCTCCCACCGCGGACCAGGCCGGCGACATCGCGCGCCTCATTAACGACTCCGTGCAGGACGCCCGAGACCTTGCACGAGGCATCAATCCCATCGAAATCGATTCCGCCGGGCTGATGTCCGCCCTTCAGGAACTCGCCGAAAGGACGCGCGCCGGCGCCCACATCGAGCTGCGCTGCGACCCGCCCGTCCTCGTCTCGAGCCCCGATGTCGCCCTCCACATTTTCCGCATCGCCCAGGAGGCCGTGAACAACGCCCTGCGTCACGCCCGCGCCACCCGCATTCTCATCGACCTCTCCGAAAATCACGGCCTCGCGACCCTTCGGGTCAGCGATAACGGCGCCGCCTCGTCGGAAGAAACCGCCCCCGACGCCGTTGTGGGAATCGGAATCATGAAATACCGTGCCCAAGCCATCCGAGGCGAATTGTCCGTCGAGACCATCGAAGGCACCGGCACCACCATCACCTGCACTTTTCCCAACCCCTCTTAA
- a CDS encoding MBOAT family O-acyltransferase — MLFNTLQFALFFLITLAVYWSLPGDRWRQPFLLLGSLFFYGYWDWRFVLLLLVVIGSSYGFALAMARAHARGRRSGALLATACAVNLGLLFVFKYCNFFADSLKVAMERFGIDAPWSTLHILLPVGVSFYVFQSLTYLINVHRRKLEADRNFVKIALYISFFPHLVAGPIIHATDFLWQLRETRRWDPTMFLEGTQKFILGFFMKSVFADNIAVFVDPVYADLGAYDNVSILAASFGFYCQIYFDFAGYSLMAIGITNQLGYWLPDNFNYPYRATSVVDFWRRWHISLSTWLRDYLYISLGGNRGSRLFQYRNLMLTMLLGGLWHGASWNFVLWGGLHGLALVVAHAWRSAHQAMGLRWPIPPVAGIVTAWLATQIFVLLCWIPFRATTFAQTGEALRAVLWLRPDADLTRAAIPWLVLVLPVLVDTFILGRKHGGQPVTNPWLGYATMGVAFLIALLFMFVGTKPFIYFQFQPGLPPIFASRSTA, encoded by the coding sequence ATGCTTTTCAATACGCTCCAGTTCGCCCTCTTTTTCCTCATCACGCTCGCCGTGTATTGGAGTCTGCCGGGCGATCGCTGGCGGCAGCCGTTTCTCCTGCTCGGCAGCCTGTTTTTCTACGGCTACTGGGACTGGCGTTTCGTCCTGCTGCTGCTCGTCGTCATCGGATCGTCCTACGGCTTTGCGCTCGCCATGGCGCGGGCCCATGCGAGGGGACGTCGAAGCGGCGCGCTGCTCGCGACGGCCTGTGCGGTGAATCTCGGCCTGCTCTTCGTCTTCAAATACTGCAACTTCTTCGCCGACTCGCTGAAGGTCGCGATGGAGCGATTTGGCATCGATGCGCCCTGGAGCACGCTGCACATCCTGCTGCCGGTCGGCGTGAGCTTCTACGTCTTCCAGTCGCTCACCTACCTCATCAACGTCCATCGCCGGAAGCTCGAGGCCGACCGCAATTTCGTCAAAATCGCGCTCTACATCTCGTTCTTCCCGCACCTCGTCGCCGGGCCGATCATTCACGCGACCGATTTCCTCTGGCAACTCCGCGAGACCCGCCGCTGGGACCCGACGATGTTCCTCGAGGGCACGCAGAAGTTCATCCTCGGCTTCTTCATGAAGTCGGTCTTCGCCGACAACATCGCCGTCTTCGTCGATCCCGTTTACGCGGACCTCGGCGCCTACGACAACGTCTCGATCCTGGCGGCGTCCTTCGGATTCTACTGCCAGATCTACTTCGATTTCGCCGGCTATTCGCTCATGGCCATCGGCATTACGAACCAGCTTGGCTACTGGCTGCCCGACAACTTCAACTATCCCTACCGCGCCACGTCCGTCGTCGACTTCTGGCGACGTTGGCACATCTCGCTCTCCACCTGGCTGCGCGACTACCTCTACATCTCGCTCGGCGGCAATCGCGGTTCGCGTCTCTTCCAATACCGCAACCTCATGCTCACGATGCTCCTCGGCGGCCTGTGGCACGGCGCGAGCTGGAACTTCGTTCTCTGGGGCGGCCTGCACGGTCTCGCGCTGGTCGTTGCGCATGCGTGGCGAAGCGCGCATCAGGCCATGGGGCTCCGCTGGCCGATCCCGCCCGTGGCCGGGATCGTGACCGCGTGGCTGGCGACCCAGATTTTCGTGCTGCTGTGCTGGATTCCTTTCCGCGCAACGACCTTCGCGCAGACCGGGGAAGCCCTGCGCGCCGTCCTCTGGCTGCGGCCCGACGCTGACCTCACACGCGCCGCGATTCCCTGGCTGGTCCTCGTGCTGCCGGTGCTCGTCGATACCTTCATCCTCGGCCGAAAGCATGGCGGGCAGCCGGTGACAAATCCCTGGCTCGGCTACGCAACGATGGGCGTGGCGTTCCTCATCGCGCTCTTGTTCATGTTCGTGGGCACGAAGCCATTCATCTATTTCCAGTTCCAACCGGGGCTTCCCCCGATATTCGCGAGCCGCTCGACGGCGTAG
- a CDS encoding YihY/virulence factor BrkB family protein has protein sequence MKNVALVDLLKETFAGWSADNATRLSAALAYYSIFSIAPLLVVFIALVGFFFGAEAAQGQISDQVSGLVGESAGESLQSAVAAVGPVHGKGIWAAAIAFGVTLFGASTVFGELKAALNSIWGVTALPGRALRNLVRDRLLSFSLVLCIGFLLLVSLAVSAAVSGVSTYLAPQLPMPPFVWKGVDFCVSLAMVTVLFAMIYRILPDVALHWRDVFPGAFFAALLFSAGKSVIAWYLGSNSVASSYQAAGTLVIILLWVYYATGILFLGAEFTKAWVKRYGYGILPRSHAALVRSLKAK, from the coding sequence ATGAAGAACGTCGCCCTCGTGGATCTGCTCAAAGAAACTTTTGCCGGCTGGTCGGCCGACAACGCCACGCGGCTCAGCGCGGCGCTGGCCTACTACTCGATTTTTTCGATCGCACCGCTGCTTGTCGTCTTCATCGCTCTTGTCGGATTTTTCTTCGGGGCGGAGGCCGCGCAGGGGCAGATCAGCGATCAGGTTTCCGGTCTGGTTGGGGAAAGTGCGGGGGAGTCCCTCCAATCCGCCGTCGCCGCAGTCGGGCCGGTTCACGGCAAGGGGATCTGGGCCGCCGCGATCGCGTTCGGCGTCACGTTGTTTGGAGCTTCAACGGTTTTCGGGGAGCTCAAGGCCGCGCTGAATTCCATCTGGGGCGTAACCGCGCTGCCCGGGCGGGCTTTGCGCAACCTCGTCCGCGACCGCCTTCTCAGTTTCTCGCTCGTGCTCTGCATCGGCTTCCTGCTGCTCGTCTCGCTCGCGGTGAGTGCAGCCGTCTCCGGAGTGAGCACCTACCTGGCGCCGCAATTGCCAATGCCGCCGTTCGTCTGGAAGGGCGTGGATTTTTGCGTCTCGCTGGCGATGGTGACCGTGCTCTTCGCGATGATTTACCGGATTCTTCCCGATGTCGCGTTGCACTGGCGGGACGTCTTTCCCGGAGCCTTCTTCGCCGCTCTCCTGTTCAGTGCCGGCAAGTCGGTGATCGCGTGGTATCTGGGCTCGAACAGCGTCGCTTCCAGCTATCAGGCGGCCGGCACGCTCGTGATCATCCTGCTCTGGGTCTACTACGCGACGGGCATCCTGTTTCTTGGCGCGGAGTTCACCAAGGCCTGGGTGAAGCGCTATGGCTACGGCATTCTGCCGCGCTCGCATGCCGCGCTCGTTCGCAGCCTGAAAGCGAAGTGA